The genomic segment CCTGTCGGATCGATGATCTGATAGTTAACGCTGGTATTGAAGCCGCCACCATGTAACCGATCATTATCACCGGTCAGGCCACTGCCGCTACCAATGTCCATATCCCAGAACTGCACGTTCACAATACCCGCTGATGCAGGCACCTCAACCCAGTAGGAATAATAGGTATTCAGAGCTGTATTTGTGCATAAGGTAGCATCATTGGCAGTGTAAAAATCACCAAAATCACACGGTGCTCCTTCACCCTCAATGGTGATCCGATTAGCCGTACCAGAACCTGTGGTTGCAGCCCAAGCTGATAACGAGAAGAAAAATACAGCTACTGCTACGTAAGGTAAAAGGAGATATTTCTTGAAGACAGGTTTCAGTCTGCACCATTCCGACATGGATCACACCCTCTAGAAAATATAGTCTTAATTATTCAAGTCTAGCATAAAAAACATTACACACCTTTCCGTTCCCCCCCCCCAAATACAATCTCAAATCTTTACCAATATGGTAGACTATATTTGTCACTGATCAATACAGATTGATTTCGGCTTTTTTATGAATAAACCAGGCACAGCAACCATATTCAAACTGCGGGCAGATATACGCCACTCTCGTGTTGGTGATGAAGGTGTCATTTTACGCCAGGATGATGCTGAGGTTCTAGTGGTTAACGATGTGGCAGCTCGTATCGTGGAGCTGTTTGACAGTCAGCGATCACTCGATGATGTCATAATGGTGCTGGCGCAGGAATATGAGATCGACCACGTTACGCTGGAAAAAGACGTCATACAGTACGCGTCGGAATTGCTGGAATCTGGTATAGCCGAAACAACCTGAGGTAAACGGCCAGACAGGTAATGCAACGGAAATTTACCCTGTGGCTCGGTTACGGCATCAGCTATTGGTTAAATAACCTCTCCAGATATTCCCTGGGGTTCTTTAATCACTGCAGTAAAGCTTGTGCTAGAATGTATCGATCAAGCAATTTGTTATTGTTCTACTGTCAGAACAGACGCATGAATACTAAAGATTTAAAAAAAACTAACAGCCGTATTGGCGATAGCAAACGCCCTTATACAACACCGAAGATACTCAGCCGGGAACATCTGGAGGCTATGGCCGTAATCTGCTCCGGCCCGACCGCAAAAGCTGATGTAATTACCTGTTCAGGCGGCCCCATAGGATCCTGAGACATCGTTTTTTCAGAATACCCCCTTTATCAAAATATCAGGAACAAGTATTTATTTTTTATCTTAAACCCAATCAGTTTGTTATAGGTAAAGGTATAAAATATAGTCATGGGATCGGCTGTTCCAATCTGTGGTTTTTCCGAGTTGTCGGATCTACAATTATTTTCTTCCTCGCAGGTAACCGGTTTTGAAACCTGAAACTAGTTTAAACCAAACAACGAAAACGGTCCGTTATTTCTGCCCCTGACATTAATCGCATAATAACTATCAACATTCGACCCATCACCCAGTCGTCCATTTTCACCTGAGCCCCAGGCGAAAACGAAGCCGTCCTGGCGCACTGCCAGACTGTGGCTACTGCCAACTGCTACTTCAATGATGTTGCCGAGCTGCTGGCCGTTACTGAGAACCACTGTGGCGGTGCCGGGCACGGATGAATTTGTCCCGTCACCCAACTGGCCATTGCTGTTGCTTCCCCAGGCGATGACGCGGCCATCCCGGGTCAGGCCTAGTGCATGAGAATCACCCAGTGCTAGACGTTTGATGTTACTTATTAAATTACCCGCACCATCGGCGATGAGGTGGGCGTAAGATTCATCCTGGCGCGATGTGGAATTCGATGCATTGTTATTAAAAGGCACTACAAGCGCCGAACTTCCCCAGCCTAGCAGGCGGCCATCGTTCTTTACCGCAATACTGCCGTCACCTCTTGCTACGACCTGTGTAATCCCGGCAATGAAGACGTTCTGGCTATTGCGAACAAACACTGGATAGGTCTGCGGCTGCAGGGTGCCATCGGCAAGCTGGCCGGCACTGTTTTCACCCCAGGCGAGAACATGGCCGGTGTTGGTCAATGCCAGCAGATGACTATCGCCTAC from the bacterium BMS3Abin11 genome contains:
- the pqqD gene encoding coenzyme PQQ synthesis protein D encodes the protein MNKPGTATIFKLRADIRHSRVGDEGVILRQDDAEVLVVNDVAARIVELFDSQRSLDDVIMVLAQEYEIDHVTLEKDVIQYASELLESGIAETT